In Archocentrus centrarchus isolate MPI-CPG fArcCen1 chromosome 21, fArcCen1, whole genome shotgun sequence, the following are encoded in one genomic region:
- the LOC115801160 gene encoding olfactory receptor 6N2-like, with amino-acid sequence MDDKLNLTYITLDGYVEVEKYRYVYFVIIFTLYVLIVCFNALIICLIVIHQSLHEPMYIFIAALLINSIFYSTTIYPKLLLDVLSEKQIISYTMCHVQLFLFYTSGGSQFLLLAAMAYDRYVSICKPLQYPAIMRKNTVCVFLVLSWIVPACQVAGSSVLSATTRVCNFTLQGIFCNNSVYKLHCVSSRVLSVYGVIILLNVAFFPMLYIVFTYTKILIISYQRCGRLRKKAAQTCFPHLLVLLNYSLFCTYDILVVRLESDISKTVRSILTLQVVLYTPLFNPIIYGLKMKEISKQLKRLFCQVK; translated from the coding sequence ATGGATGATAAACTAAATTTAACTTACATAACTCTTGATGGGTATGTAGAGGTGGAGAAGTACAGATATGTatattttgtgattatttttacaCTATATGTTCTAATAGTTTGCTTTAATGCTCTCATTATTTGTCTGATTGTGATTCATCAAAGCCTTCATGAGcccatgtatatttttattgcaGCTTTGCTGATTAATTCTATTTTTTACAGCACAACTATCTACCCAAAGCTTTTGCTTGATGTTTTATCTGAAAAACAGATCATATCATACACAATGTGTCAcgttcagttatttttattttacacttcAGGGGGGTCACAATTTTTACTGTTGGCAGCCATGGCCTATGACAGATATGTGTCTATATGCAAACCTTTGCAATATCCAGCTATCATGAGAAAAAatacagtttgtgtgttcttgGTCTTATCTTGGATTGTGCCTGCTTGTCAGGTTGCAGGATCATCAGTACTAAGTGCTACTACAAGAGTGTGTAACTTTACTCTGCAAGGAATATTTTGCAATAATTCAGTTTACAAACTTCATTGTGTGAGTTCAAGAGTTCTGTCTGTTTATGGTGTGATTATTTTGCtcaatgttgcattttttcCTATGCTCTACATAGTTTTCACTTACACAAAGATTCTTATAATATCCTATCAAAGGTGTGGAAGACTCAGAAAAAAAGCTGCACAGACCTGTTTCCCTCACCTGCTGGTTTTACTCAACTATTCATTGTTCTGTACATATGATATTCTTGTAGTTCGACTGGAATCTGATATTTCAAAGACTGTACGTTCAATACTGACTTTACAAGTCGTTTTGTATACTCCACTATTTAATCCAATCATATATGgactaaaaatgaaagaaatttcaAAACAACTCAAGAGGTTGTTCTGCCaagtaaagtga
- the LOC115800984 gene encoding olfactory receptor 13C2-like, which translates to MEKELNVTYITLDWYVEVNKYRYVYFFIMFTFYILIICSNSTIVYLIWIHKNLHEPMYIFIAALLLNCVLYTTNIYPKLLIDFLSEKQVTSYSACLFQFFMFYTLGSSEFLLLAAMAYDRYVAICKPLQYQTIMRKNTVCIFLVIAWVAPSCHTAVLAIASAEAKLCDFNVKGIFCNNAVYTLQCVRSRLITIFGVVCLLNLVILPMLFVVFTYTKIFIVSYRSCKEIRKKAAETCLPHLLVLISYSVFFIYDVSIARVESNFPKTARIIMNLQIVLYHPLFNPFIYGLKMKEISKHLKRLLSQGNMSSCFKTEC; encoded by the coding sequence ATGGAGAAAGAGTTAAATGTTACCTATATAACTCTGGACTGGTATGTAGAAGTTAACAAGTAcagatatgtttatttttttattatgtttacattttatattctAATAATCTGCAGTAATTCTACTATTGTTTATCTCATCTGGATTCATAAAAATCTTCATGAGCctatgtacattttcattgcagcttTGCTCCTGAACTGTGTTCTTTACACTACAAATATTTACCCCAAacttctgattgactttttatctgaaaaacaaGTCACATCATATTCAGCCtgtctctttcagttttttatgttttacactCTAGGCAGTTCAGAGTTCCTTCTCTTGGCAGCCATGGCTTATGACAGATATGTGGCTATATGCAAACCTCTGCAATATCAAACtataatgagaaaaaacactgtGTGCATTTTCCTGGTCATAGCTTGGGTCGCACCTTCTTGCCATACAGCTGTCCTTGCAATAGCGAGTGCTGAAGCTAAACTGTGTGACTTTAATGTAAAAGGAATATTTTGTAACAATGCAGTTTACACTCTTCAGTGTGTAAGATCAAGATTAATTACTATATTTGGAGTGGTTTGTTTATTAAATCTTGTAATACTTCCTATGCTCTTCGTAGTtttcacatacacaaaaatatttatagTTTCTTATCGAAGTTGCAAAGAAATTAGGAAGAAAGCTGCAGAGACCTGTTTACCCCACCTGTTAGTTTTAATCAGctactctgttttttttatatatgatgTCAGTATAGCTCGAGTGGAATCAAATTTTCCAAAAACTGCACGTATAATAATGAATTTACAAATAGTGCTCTATCATCCTTTGTTTAATCCATTCATATACGGTCTCAAGATGAAGGAAATTTCTAAACACCTAAAAAGGCTTCTTTCTCAGGGCAACATGAGCTCTTGTTTTAAAACTGAATGCTAA
- the LOC115800168 gene encoding olfactory receptor 6N2-like — translation MDVELNVTLLTLGGFVELHRYRYLYFVVIFTLYILILCCNSTIVCIIWTHKNLHEPMYIFIAALLINSVLYSTTIYPKLLSDVLSEKQVLSYPLCLFQAFSYYTSTGSEFLLLAAMAYDRYVSICKPLQYPVIMNKITVHVFLVLAWVIPAFEIAVSIVLYSNVKLCSFTLTVIFCNNSFYKLQCVPSVAISIYGVVTLINIGLLPLLFILFSYIRILRISYQSCREVRKKAAKTCLPHLLVLINFSCFIGFDAIIMRLESDLSKTLRLILSFQSILFHPLLNPIIYGLKMSEISKHLKILLCLVKKH, via the coding sequence ATGGATGTTGAATTAAATGTAACATTATTAACTCTTGGTGGGTTTGTAGAATTGCACAGATACAGATATCTTTATTTTGTCGTCATATTCACACTTTATATTCTGATACTCTGCTGTAATTCCACTATAGTGTGCATTATCTGGACTCACAAAAACCTTCATGAGCcaatgtacattttcattgcagcttTATTAATCAACTCTGTTCTTTACAGCACAACTATTTATCCAAAGCTTTTATCTGATGTTTTGTCtgaaaaacaggttttatcataTCCACTCTGTCTCTTCCAAGCTTTTTCATATTACACCTCGACTGGTTCAGAGTTTTTACTGTTGGCAGCCATGGCCTATGACAGGTATGTGTCTATATGCAAACCCCTGCAATATCCAGTTATCATGAATAAAATAACTGTACATGTCTTTCTGGTTTTAGCTTGGGTTATACCTGCTTTTGAGATTGCAGTGTCAATTGTGTTGTATTCCAATGTAAAACTCTGTAGCTTTACCCTGACAGTAATTTTTTGTAACAATTCATTTTACAAGCTTCAGTGTGTGCCCTCAGTAGCAATATCTATATATGGTGTAGTCACGCTAATAAATATTGGCCTTCTGCCTCTGCTTTTCATACTTTTTTCATACATCAGGATTCTTAGGATATCTTACCAAAGTTGTAGAGAAgtgaggaaaaaagctgcaaagACCTGTTTACCCCACTTGCTGGTGTTAATCAACTTCTCCTGTTTTATTGGTTTTGATGCAATTATAATGAGACTGGAATCTGATTTATCAAAAACTCTTCGTTTGATATTAAGCTTTCAATCgattttatttcatcctctTTTAAATCCAATTATATATGGActcaaaatgagtgaaattTCCAAACATCTCAAGATATTGTTATGCCTAGTTAAAAAACACTGA
- the LOC115800167 gene encoding olfactory receptor 6N2-like, with protein sequence MYIFIAVLLINSVLYSTTIYPKLLSDVLSEKQVISYPLCLFQAFVYYTLDGSEFLLLAAMAYDRYVSICKPLQYPVIMNKITIHVCLTLAWVIPAFEIAVSAVLYYNVKLCSFTLAGIFCNNSCYKLQCVPSVAISIYGVVTVINIVLLPLLFILFSYIRILRISYQSCREVRKKAAKTCLPHLLVLINFSCFIGFDAIIMRLESDLSKTLRLILTFQSIVFHPLLNPIIYGLKMSEISKHLKILMCLFKKH encoded by the coding sequence atgtacattttcattgcagttTTATTAATCAACTCTGTTCTTTACAGCACAACTATTTATCCAAAGCTTTTATCTGATGTTTTgtctgaaaaacaggttatatCGTATCCACTCTGTCTCTTCCAAGCTTTTGTATattacaccttggatggttcagagTTTTTACTGTTGGCAGCCATGGCCTATGACAGGTATGTGTCTATATGCAAACCCCTGCAATATCCAGTTAtcatgaataaaataactaTACATGTCTGTTTGACTTTAGCTTGGGTTATACCTGCTTTTGAGATTGCAGTGTCAGCTGTGTTGTATTATAATGTAAAACTCTGTAGCTTTACTCTGGCAGGAATTTTTTGTAACAATTCATGTTACAAGCTTCAGTGTGTGCCCTCAGTAGCAATATCTATATATGGTGTAGTCACGGTGATAAATATTGTTCTTCTGCCTCTGCTTTTCATACTTTTTTCATACATCAGGATTCTTAGGATATCTTACCAAAGTTGTAGAGAAgtgaggaaaaaagctgcaaagACCTGTTTACCCCACTTGCTGGTGTTAATCAACTTCTCCTGTTTTATTGGTTTTGATGCAATTATAATGAGACTGGAATCTGATTTATCAAAAACTCTTCGTTTGATATTAACTTTTCAGTCAATTGTTTTTCATCCTCTTTTAAATCCAATTATATATGGActcaaaatgagtgaaattTCTAAACATCTCAAGATATTGatgtgtctgtttaaaaaacATTGA